Sequence from the Rutidosis leptorrhynchoides isolate AG116_Rl617_1_P2 chromosome 3, CSIRO_AGI_Rlap_v1, whole genome shotgun sequence genome:
cacctggaattcattaggtcacctgaactaaatcgggtgtcaaccgtaagaatggtggttgcatagtggtcaaagacaggaccttgtgccataccgaaaaattataatggtgagctttactattgctcctaccaaggatagtaattgcgtccgacacgttatagaccataatcaaaagcatgtcacgggacattgccttaacagttgcatgttcaacgctttcctttacaaccggacggtagtttgccgaaaggtaatatacggaacaagtaaactggacgtgttgctttccaaatacaaggttagcaagtgggtgacacaaaacagcaagttttgagctaaaattttcaaatctaaaacccaccaaacccacaaaaatattttgcaaacaccggtaaagggttattccggaaaacttatctagggtaaaaactagatttaattttcaaaagatcaaatgttttcataaagatccaatttccttaatggatctaaatttttatagtcatgtgggactgtaaaccatatcgttactaccattgtttataccgccgtatagaaatcactgatgtacaaagtgtgaagaataaagaagtgattctagtatttcaagacgatattgcttgaggacaagcaacgctcaagtgtgagaatatttgataatgctaaaaacgaacatatatttcatagcattattcctcaagaaagacaagcttttagttgcaattgttctatttacaagtgatattcgtttgtataataaaaggtgaagacaaaagacagattcgacgaattgaagacgcaaacgaccaaaaagctcaaaagtacaaaagacaatcaaaaaggttccaattattgataagaaacgtctcgaaatcacaagagtacaagattcaaaacgcaaagtacaagatattaaattgtacgcgaggacgttcgaaaatccggaaccgggaccagagtcaactcttaacgctcgacgcaacggactaaaaattacaagttaactatgtatataaatataatataatatataattaattatattaattatatatatattatatatatatatatattaaaaaccgtcggcagagaaaactccaaggactgagctgtaaaattaacctccgcgactcgcggagtttgaaggggattttgccgcgagtcgcggagccccaaatttcaactctggctataaagcaaaccgaattctgatcaaaatttcatattctattttctctcttctctatctatacgatatatatatatatatatatatatatatatatatatatatatatatatatatatatatatatatatatatatatatatatatatatatatatatatatatatatatatataatttatattttaattttaattttaattataattctaataataagggtatgttagcgaatgttgtaagggtgtaagtcgaaattctgtccgtgtaacgctacgctatttttaatcattgtaagttatgttcaacctttttatattaatgtctcgtagctaagttattattatgcttatttaaaacgaagtaatcatgatgttgggctaattactaaaattgggtaattgggctttgtaccataattggggtttggacaaaagaacgacacttgtggaaattagactatgggctattaatgggctttatatttgtttaactaaatgaaagtttgttaatgttaatataaagatttacaattgggcgtccctataaattaccatatacactcaatcggacacgatgggcggggtatttatatgtacgaataatcgttcatttaaccggacacgggaatggattaatagccactagaataattaaaacaggggtgaaattacattcaagggtaattggtgtaattgttaacaaagtagtaaaaccttggtttacacgcagtcgataacctggtgtattcattaaacaaagtattaaaaccttgttacaattcgaatccccaattagttggaatatttaacttcgggtataagaataatttgatgaggacactcgcactttatatttatgactgatggactgttatggacaaaaaccagacggacatattaaataatccaggacaaaggacaattaacccatgggcataaaactaaaatcaacacgtcaaacatcatgattacggaagtttaaataagaataattcttttatttcatagttaatttcctttattttatatttaattgcacttctaattatcgcacttttatttattgttgtttaatcgcacttttaattatcgtactttttaattatcgcaagtttatcgcacttttattattcgcaatttcattattgttatttactttaagttttaatttaagtcttttatttatttaatattttacattaggttttaactgcgactaaagttttaaaatcgacaaaccggtcattaaacggtaaaaacccccctttataataataatattacttatatatatatatttgtatttttataaaagtaaactaatatagcgttgagctttgtttaaagatttccctgtggaacgaaccggacttactaaaaactacactactgtacgattaggtacactgcctataagtgttgtagcaaggtttaagtatatccattctataaataaataaatatcttgtgtaaaattgtatcgtatttaatagtgttttctgctaaaattaataactattttatatacacctcgtacgacatcaatcttccaaaagccaaagtctctcccatcgaatcggtcaaTTCTAAACTTTTCGTCTTCCGCCATCGTACCCAAAGTCgaaaccttgagctctgataccagttgtaaggatattaggacccaaaacaacgcaagtgattcaacaagatcactcaccgatagtaattctacaagattactaacccacttaatgaatgaaagattataaatgcaagaaatgtaaatcgacacaagagataacgtggttatatgcaatcgttgtgattgctttagtccacggaccaactagagaatgtatttactgaatatttgtggtgtgtttacaatgagttacaagagggtctatttatagaatggtttaaagagtaagctaaaaacaatttcatggaagctacatgtgagttttctgacagcttcgtggaagctacatgtgaatttcctcacaacttcgtggaagctacatgtgagtttcctaacaacttcgtggaagcttcgtgtgagtttcctggaatcttccctctaattttttaaagttctccatatctccaacaaagtCTAACTAGATAATCATTTTAAGACGGATGAGAGTAATATAAAAAGAGATCATTTGCGGTCAGACTAATTAATCAGTTACGTAACATGTTTAGGTTCCCAATCATGTATCCATTCAACAACTATTGGCTTTAAATTTAAGATTATAAAACAAAAACCTTGttgattacggagtatatatataacaGCTTCCACATACATTTTTCTCATTGAGTTAAcattatataaacaaataaaacaCTACTCGTAAAAATGGGGATAAAGAAAAAAGTTTTGATCGTTGGTGGTACTGGATACCTTGGCAAGAGGCTAGTAAAGGCCAGTTTAGAACAAGGGCATGAAACATACGTTCTCAAACGACAAGAAATCGGTCTCGATATCGAGAAGATTCAGATGCTACTTTCCTTTAAAAAACAAGGAGCTCGTCTCGTCAATGGCTCGTTTGACGATCATCACAGCCTAGTTGAAGCCATAAAGCAAGTCGAAATCGTGATATGTGCAATTTCTGGTGTCCATGTTCGTAGCCATCAGATCCACCTTCAACTCAAACTTGTTGATGCCATCAAAGAAGCTGGAAACATTAAGGTACGTACAATATTACTTACTCCACACTCTAAAAATTTCCATTTTAAAATTTGTTTATCTGTTTATTCGTGGAATCCAATTGTTTTGCAAGCTTTTTAACTGGGTTATTCGGTAAATATTCCTGACCTGTTTCTATTCTGAACAGTTTAGTCTCTCAAAAATATGCTGCTAGTGAGATTAGTTGTAATTGAGACTTTAATCTGTAGACTATTTTGAGGTATATGGTTGACGGGGGCGAATTTAGACACAAGGAGTGGTGTTCTTGAACCCCACTAGTATGAAACTTTTTTATACAGAGTATCACTTAAATTGTAGAGAACACTACTAAATTTGAAGATTCGACTCCatacgtttttattttttatttttaaataatggTATTATTGAAAGTAAATAGCTATTCTTTAGAATTTTTATACAAACTACCACTCAAATTGTATAGATTTGAGTTTTAATCCTAGACCCGCTACTGGTTGACTCATTGTGTAATAGACGTGTTAATTAATAAACTagtaatttattttttttatgatagcGGTTTTTGCCATCGGAGTTTGGTATGGATCCATCGAGAATGTTGGACTCAATGGAACCAGGACGAGAGACGTTTACAGAAAAAATGGTGGTGAGAAAGGCGATTGAAGACGTTGGGATCCCCTTCACGTACGTATCAGCAAATTGTTTCGCCGGCTACTTTATTGGAGGGTTGTGTCAATTTGGTCACATTCTTCCTGCAACGGATTCAGTGGTCTTGTTTGGAGATGGCAATCAGAAATGTAAGTTAATTACCATCTTAGTTTGTTGAACTTGATTAGTTTAAACATGCAAATCATGACAATAATTTTGTCCACTACTATTTAACGGGTTATGAGATAGTAGGGCTGTCtcattacttttaaagttcatgtgcgAGATATAAAATGGGCTCttaataaaaattaaatttttcAACATCCTCATCATCACGTTTTATCAACTGTCCTAATTTGCATGTCCGTTTAATACAAATCAGTGATCACACGTCTCAGTTTTTTATCCCAATTTATAAAACGCTCAATTTTACAGAATTTTGAGCCCTTTGAAAATTTGGGTCATGTGCGATTGCCCCACTCGCACACCCTCTGAGTCGTCCTTGTGAGATAGCTAGAATGGGTTAAAAGCCATCcaaaatttattttaaattatattttataatgggTTAAAAGCTATCCAAaatgtattttaacatatattttatataaactTCTTCAAAGAAATAAACACACAGTCACATTAATAACTTAATTTTTGTTACCAACGAAACATTGCTTCAATGCTATCCAATGCCTTAGTAGGGAGGGTTCACGGTTAGTTGCCAAGAAACCGGATTCAATTCTGAGGAGGGGGAGGTTTTCTCCAGGATTTACTGCGATTAGTTGCAAAGCAACCCAGTTCCCGCGATTAGTTTCCGAACAACCCGGGATGATCCTTGAAGTTTCCTACCTAGCGTGCGTAGgtcgcaaatgagagtattcgatgcgaaAATTGTCGGTAAAAAAAGGATAATCTAGTTGTTAGGGTTCTGGTTTTTTACAAGAGGGTTGAGTTTTAAGTTGTAACAACCTTAAGAGTAATGGTTTTATATTGGTCATAATAAGTCAAGAACTAACATTATTAGATTTGGTACATGCATGAACATTAAAATACACATACTACCCTAGTAATTTGAACAAGGAAAGCATGGGCATGGTATATTACATTAAAAATACTCGGCACGAATTAAATTAACTTGAACAAGAAAAACATTATATAACATGATTATTTTTGAGAAATTGGAGATATTATGGACAATGAGgtttttttatttacacaaatgtacGTGACATATTCGAGTATTACGTGACAATTTTTAACCCCTTTTCTTGCCACCGTAAGATATGATTCCTATGAAGTTGAAATTAAAATTTGTGAGAGGAACTTAGAGCCCTTAACCATTAGACTATCTTGAATGGTTTGTTGGTGAGATGATTACTCGATCATTTTAATTTGATTGCTACTTAACCCGTTTTTTGTCGTCGTTAAGCCTCTATTATTATGTCAAGAAGAATTAGGTGTGAAAGGTAGAAAAGAAGCTAGCATCATGGAATTAATTTAATTAATCAAGTAAAAAGGAAACTGACACATTGCTTCAATTGGTGAAAAGTACAAAACAAGAAACACAAAAATAAATATAGAAAAGAGAGGTGGCTTGCATGAGGTTTGTCCATATAGGTTGAGCTATCAATCCAATCAATTACGGACTAAACTACGTAGTAGTACTAACAATTTAATCGCTACTGACTTGCATGTGGCTTTTTGCACATGTTTTGACGCCATTTCTGAATAATACAAACGTATATAGGGTGAGGTTATTGTACAAAGTTATTTAAAATACAAATGGTAAGATGCTATATGAGCCGTTAGATCTAGTTGAATCTAGTATAATTCAAAAATTAAAAAAGGTTTTTTGTGATAATTTATTTCAAAATTAAATGATAATAAGGGGCATAACGGTCTTTCATTAACATGTGGATTTAATTTACGTTTGAATTTACCCATTCAAACAGATGATTATGTGCATGCAGTTGAACAAATgcacattttatttatatttattataattattatcatactcATACTCATACAAATGTTCTAAAATTAAAAAACGATACACATTCTTCAAAAATTATGATGCACAACACAATCGTTAGAGAGTAGAAAATAATGCACAACACAATCTTCGGAAACCATGACGCACAAAACACAATCATCAGAAAAGATGATACACAACCTTGAGAAATATGATGTACAACACAATCTTGAGAATACATGATACACAAAGATATTTTACGTGTATTTAGCGATGCACAATATATCGATTAAAATTATGAATTGGTACACATGTTACAGAAATTTCATACAATGGCTAGCTGATACATTGATACATATGAAATGGTCATCTTATTTTTTCTGTAAATGGAATCAAAATAGAACTAGACCACTAATTCTTCACTATAAACTACCGAGTATTATATATCTTCCACTTAAATATTTTGAACATGACAAATTTCATCTAATTAATTATAAATTAGAGCTCATGAAGCAAATAGAGCTGAAAAAACTAATACACTATGCTTAAACTATTGATTTACCAAAAACCTCAATTGATGCATGTGTTTAATGGTAAAAAATGTTTTGATCATGAAAGTTGAAATCACGTACTATGTACTCCGTATTACTTTTGATAAATAAACATGATCCCCGTGATATTTTTAATGCACAGATCCAAAAAGAATGCTAGATAAAAATCAATAGATCGATGCAACTGATTAATCTAAGTTCATACCACTCCTAATATTAAGGAGGAGGTTACTCCTAGTATTAGTGTTAGACTAAAATGCCCTTAATTTTCTTAATTGCTTTATCAATTTGTATTGGACATGTGTCAATCAATGAGTGGCATCATACCCTAATGTATTTTAAGATTCAATAGAtgaaccactatatatatatatatatatatatatatatatatatatatatatatatatatatatatatatatatatacacttacacAAATTTTATAAAAGAATTATAAAAGTTAATAACGCTTAAATTTTTTGATACCGTATTTATATAtacactagttttatgagcccgttcgTATTGATATTTTATTAAATGTATTATACAATTACGACaaaatc
This genomic interval carries:
- the LOC139898526 gene encoding bifunctional pinoresinol-lariciresinol reductase-like, with amino-acid sequence MGIKKKVLIVGGTGYLGKRLVKASLEQGHETYVLKRQEIGLDIEKIQMLLSFKKQGARLVNGSFDDHHSLVEAIKQVEIVICAISGVHVRSHQIHLQLKLVDAIKEAGNIKRFLPSEFGMDPSRMLDSMEPGRETFTEKMVVRKAIEDVGIPFTYVSANCFAGYFIGGLCQFGHILPATDSVVLFGDGNQKSIFVDEDDIATYTIKTMDDPRTVNKTLYLMPPANILSQREVVVIWEKLIGKELQKTCLPEEQFLNSIKGQEHALQAAMTHFYHLFYQGCLTNFEIGDNAEEACTLYPEINYTTVKDYLKRYV